Proteins encoded in a region of the Megalops cyprinoides isolate fMegCyp1 chromosome 3, fMegCyp1.pri, whole genome shotgun sequence genome:
- the atg101 gene encoding autophagy-related protein 101, with product MNCRSEVLEVSVEGRQVDEAMLALLHTILLHRSTGKFHYKKEGTYSIGTVGTQDIDCDFIDFTFVRVSSEELDRAIRKAVGEFKEALGNSGSDGMGQISLEFYQKKKSRWPFSDECIPWEVWSIKVNVVNLANEQERQICREKVGEKLGEKVINIVEVINRHEYLPKMPTQSEVDNVFDTSLKDVQPYLYKITYQITDSLGTSVSTTMRRLIKDTLAL from the exons ATGAACTGTCGTTCGGAAGTGTTGGAGGTGTCGGTCGAAGGTAGACAGGTCGACGAGGCCATGTTGGCTTTATTGCACACTATTCTGCTGCACCGCAGCACTGGTAAATTTCACTACAAGAAGGAGGGCACATATTCCATCGGAACAGTTGGAACACAGGACATAGACTGCGACTTTATTGACTTCACCTTTGTTCGTGTGTCTTCTGAAGAGCTTGACAGAGCTATTAGGAAAGCAGTTGGGGAGTTTAAG GAAGCTTTGGGGAACTCCGGGAGTGACGGCATGGGACAGATTTCTCTCGAGTTCTACCAGAAAAAGAAGTCCCGTTGGCCTTTCTCCGACGAATGTATCCCTTGGGAGGTCTGGAGCATCAAAGTTAACGTTGTCAACTTAGCCAACGAGCAGGAGAGGCAGATCTGTCGTGAGAAAGTGGGTGAGAAGCTGGGCGAGAAAGTCATTAATATTGTGGAGGTGATCAACCGTCACGAGTATTTGCCCAAGATGCCCACACAGTCCGAGGTTGACAATGTGTTCGACACCAGCCTAAAAGATGTCCAGCCTTACCTTTACAAGATCACGTACCAGATCACAGACTCGCTTGGCACCTCAGTGAGCACCACTATGAGGCGACTCATCAAGGACACCTTGGCGTTGTAA